The following are encoded together in the Bubalus bubalis isolate 160015118507 breed Murrah chromosome 14, NDDB_SH_1, whole genome shotgun sequence genome:
- the LOC112578694 gene encoding antileukoproteinase: protein MKSIGLIVFLVIFAFGFLMPWAVEGAPKEKGKRGACPFIRPAMCLVYEPPECHSDWQCPKRKKCCQDVCGIKCMDPVDTSKPVKVTPGRCPVVTGRCERRNPVDDCQNDSHCLNGFKCCRGPCGNSCVLPVKDSTFPGQKH from the exons ATGAAGTCCATCGGCCTTATCGTCTTCCTGGTGATATTTGCCTTTGGATTCCTGATGCCCTGGGCTGTGGAAGGTGCTCCCAAAG AAAAAGGTAAACGTGGAGCCTGTCCTTTCATACGCCCTGCAATGTGCTTAGTATATGAACCCCCTGAATGCCACAGTGACTGGCAGTGTCCGAAGAGGAAGAAATGCTGCCAGGATGTTTGTGGCATCAAATGCATGGATCCTGTAGACACGTCAAAGCCAG TTAAAGTCACTCCTGGGAGGTGTCCAGTGGTCACCGGCCGCTGTGAGAGGCGCAACCCTGTAGACGACTGCCAGAACGACAGCCACTGCCTGAATGGTTTCAAGTGCTGCAGGGGTCCGTGTGGGAATTCATGTGTCCTGCCGGTGAAAG ATTCAACCTTTCCAGGTCAAAAACATTAG